One stretch of Argiope bruennichi chromosome 3, qqArgBrue1.1, whole genome shotgun sequence DNA includes these proteins:
- the LOC129964264 gene encoding methylosome protein 50-like, whose protein sequence is MSGNIPAVVETHLDAIHCTSDGRIILGSSNLAGRYWNGSLFCFPTVEDAPHIEKCLTGIEVSAGICDMEYLNKDYVALGLDSGGLEVYKFDSEPANFSWVFGVCEHDDFISSLSLNADKSSLVTAGADKCVKIWDVESWGTTATYRPVHGGIIWQVACSSEDSNLFLTCGQDGNILLFDLRLPKPASIMDNNSLKDEPTALTWQIGSPSSYVVGDASGLVALKDIRNTGTVCSWNPHKRRICRLLFSKSKPWLASIADDTDVCVTEIGESPTEVYKNDDHQDFVRGLTWNEKNELISCGWDKKVLKHVCEKEESS, encoded by the exons aTGGAAGAATCATCCTGGGATCTTCCAATCTTGCTGGACGATATTGGAATGGTTCTTTATTTTGCTTTCCAACAGTTGAAGATGCTCCACATATTGAAAAATGCCTCACTGGTATAGAGGTTTCTGCTGGTATCTGCGatatggaatatttaaataaagattatgtTGCTCTTGGATTGGACTCag GTGGCTTGGAGGTTTACAAGTTTGATTCAGAACCTGCTAATTTTTCATGGGTGTTTGGAGTTTGTGAACATGATGACTTTATATCATCATTAAGTTTGAATGCTGATAAAAGCAGTTTAGTTACTGCTGGTGCTGATAAGTG tGTAAAAATTTGGGATGTTGAAAGTTGGGGTACAACTGCTACTTATCGACCTG tTCATGGGGGTATAATTTGGCAAGTGGCTTGTTCTTCTGAAGATTCTAATTTATTCCTTACTTGTGGGCAG GatggaaatattttgttgtttgattTGCGTCTTCCTAAGCCTGCCTCTATAATGG ataataattctttaaaagatgaACCTACAGCATTAACATGGCAAATTGGTAGCCCTTCATCTTATGTAGTTGGTGATGCCAGTGGCTTAGTAGCTTTAAAAGACATCAGAAATACAGGCACTGTGTGCTCTTGGAATCCTCATAAAAGACGCATATGtcgtttattattttctaaaag TAAACCTTGGCTTGCCTCAATTGCTGATGATACAGATGTATGTGTAACTGAAATAGGGGAATCTCCTACTGAAGT atataaaAATGATGATCACCAAGACTTTGTTCGAGGTCTGACATGgaatgaaaagaatgaattaatttcttgTGGATGGGACAAAAAAGTTCTGAAGCATGTGTGTGAAAAGGAAGAATCAAGCTGA